Proteins from a genomic interval of Brucella intermedia LMG 3301:
- a CDS encoding DUF4172 domain-containing protein, with the protein MLSLMPWNWTQYAWPHFRYDVSALAALEQRFLLSSGEVSALCVTSIPMTAIGCASN; encoded by the coding sequence ATGCTATCGCTCATGCCCTGGAACTGGACACAGTATGCTTGGCCACATTTCCGCTATGACGTGTCTGCACTCGCGGCACTGGAACAGCGATTTCTGCTCTCCTCCGGCGAAGTCTCGGCGCTGTGCGTCACATCGATCCCGATGACCGCGATCGGCTGCGCATCGAACTAA
- a CDS encoding MBL fold metallo-hydrolase — MILDNERRQHPVGQGFFHSGFILEDREIRLSYVYDCGSMAAYKGERDREIDSFHRQAANLKTLDLLYLSHVHADHINGVEKLLETDAIAHALELDTVCLATFPL; from the coding sequence TTGATTCTGGACAATGAACGTCGACAACATCCTGTGGGACAAGGTTTTTTTCATTCTGGCTTCATCCTTGAAGACAGAGAAATTCGCCTGTCTTATGTGTATGACTGCGGCTCTATGGCTGCATACAAGGGTGAACGCGACCGGGAGATCGATAGCTTTCATCGCCAAGCTGCAAATTTAAAAACGCTGGATCTACTTTATCTTTCCCATGTTCATGCCGATCATATAAACGGGGTCGAAAAGCTATTAGAAACGGATGCTATCGCTCATGCCCTGGAACTGGACACAGTATGCTTGGCCACATTTCCGCTATGA
- a CDS encoding DUF4239 domain-containing protein produces the protein MAVVNREIVWTLSLLIVLIVSAAAGAFLRVRLPAPHRSNESLDFLRIVTALLATFVALVLSLLLASELASYNTASHDRNHYAAKLTQLDGCMRDFGHELAEQRQQLHGYTAAVIASTWPDEPHPTGVNYPDTSQFPLVGEVPVLTGVMNEIGIALAALQPQDSLHKALATRCKDIFAAVSAARWTVIEDTQGALSEPFVGVLVFWLTMMFLSFGLQAPRNSLSFCIIAIAIASVISVVFVILDLDLPYGGIFGISSHSMRLTLADMLR, from the coding sequence ATGGCTGTCGTGAATCGGGAAATAGTCTGGACGTTGTCATTGTTGATAGTCCTGATTGTCAGCGCGGCCGCGGGCGCATTTTTACGGGTCCGGCTCCCCGCTCCACACCGCAGCAATGAATCCTTGGACTTTCTCCGAATTGTAACTGCACTCCTGGCAACCTTTGTTGCGTTGGTTCTGAGCCTGCTACTGGCTTCCGAACTGGCTTCCTATAACACAGCCTCTCATGACCGTAATCATTATGCCGCAAAACTGACGCAGCTGGATGGCTGCATGAGAGATTTCGGTCACGAACTGGCAGAACAGCGGCAGCAATTGCACGGTTACACAGCGGCAGTCATAGCAAGCACCTGGCCCGACGAACCGCACCCTACAGGCGTGAATTATCCCGACACGTCGCAGTTTCCGCTCGTGGGAGAAGTCCCTGTGCTCACGGGCGTGATGAACGAGATCGGCATTGCATTGGCAGCTTTGCAACCACAAGACTCGCTACATAAAGCGCTTGCGACCCGTTGCAAGGACATCTTCGCCGCTGTCTCCGCAGCCCGCTGGACCGTTATCGAAGATACCCAAGGGGCGCTTTCAGAACCTTTTGTTGGGGTACTGGTGTTCTGGCTCACGATGATGTTTCTCAGTTTCGGCCTCCAGGCGCCGCGAAACTCCCTATCCTTCTGCATCATCGCAATTGCTATAGCGTCGGTAATAAGCGTGGTGTTCGTTATTCTGGACCTTGATCTACCGTATGGTGGAATTTTTGGTATCTCGAGCCACTCGATGCGCCTCACACTTGCCGACATGTTGCGTTGA
- a CDS encoding osmoprotectant NAGGN system M42 family peptidase: protein MQTAIMIDQDYLVKRLKALLAIPSPTGFTDEAVRYVARELELLGLEVMLTRRGAIRARRTGLSEKPARGIVSHIDTLGAQVKYLKENGRLELVSIGNWSARFAEGARVSIFSCKGIYRGSILPLKASGHTFNEEVDTQPVGWPYVELRVDALARNRDDLLQLGIDVGDIVAIDPAPEFIDNGFIVSRHLDDKAGVAIMLAALEAMQRSNLETPVDSYWLFTIGEEVGVGASAVVVPDIASLVAIDNGTTAPGQNSSEFGVTLAMADQTGPFDYHLTKKLYELCGEHDIQVQKDVFRYYRSDAASAVEAGHDVRTALLTFGVDASHGYERIHLSALTSIAKLAVHYAMSEVEIKRDAEETAKGLKGFTHQKSSKAEQDLKPEDTPAE, encoded by the coding sequence ATGCAGACCGCAATTATGATCGATCAGGACTATCTCGTAAAACGACTGAAGGCGCTTCTTGCCATCCCGAGTCCCACCGGATTTACTGACGAAGCCGTGCGTTACGTTGCGCGAGAGCTGGAGCTTCTTGGGCTTGAGGTTATGCTGACGCGCCGGGGTGCTATTCGTGCGCGCAGGACGGGTCTGAGCGAGAAACCGGCGCGCGGGATCGTATCGCATATCGATACACTCGGTGCGCAGGTAAAATATCTGAAGGAAAACGGGCGCCTGGAACTGGTTTCCATCGGTAATTGGTCCGCGCGTTTCGCCGAAGGTGCTCGGGTTTCCATCTTCTCGTGCAAAGGAATCTATCGCGGGTCAATCCTGCCGTTGAAAGCTTCGGGGCATACTTTCAATGAGGAAGTCGATACGCAACCGGTCGGCTGGCCTTATGTTGAACTCCGCGTCGATGCGCTCGCCCGAAATCGCGATGATCTGCTACAACTCGGTATCGATGTCGGTGATATTGTCGCCATCGATCCGGCGCCAGAATTCATCGATAATGGCTTTATCGTCTCGCGCCACCTTGATGACAAGGCGGGTGTCGCCATAATGCTTGCAGCCCTTGAGGCAATGCAGAGATCCAATTTGGAAACGCCGGTCGACAGCTATTGGCTGTTCACCATCGGCGAGGAAGTTGGAGTGGGGGCCTCTGCGGTGGTTGTGCCGGATATTGCCTCGCTGGTCGCCATCGATAATGGAACGACTGCACCAGGCCAGAATTCGTCGGAGTTCGGCGTCACGCTTGCCATGGCGGACCAGACCGGGCCGTTCGATTACCATTTGACCAAAAAACTCTATGAGCTTTGCGGAGAGCATGACATTCAGGTCCAGAAGGACGTGTTCCGTTATTACCGTTCCGATGCTGCGTCTGCGGTTGAGGCGGGGCATGATGTGCGCACGGCTTTGCTGACCTTCGGTGTCGATGCCTCGCATGGTTATGAGCGCATTCATCTGAGCGCGCTCACGTCCATCGCAAAACTTGCAGTTCATTATGCAATGAGCGAAGTCGAGATCAAACGAGATGCCGAGGAAACCGCCAAGGGCCTCAAGGGTTTCACGCATCAGAAATCGAGCAAGGCGGAGCAGGATTTGAAACCCGAGGATACGCCTGCAGAATAG